The nucleotide sequence GACCAGCGTGAAGATACTCTACCACAACCCTCCATTGTTACACGACCTTGGAGGTTGGTTACGCAAGCTCCCAACAGTCTGCGATCCGCCGTTACACAAGCTTACGTCCACTGACCTGGTCTATGGAACTGGCACAAAACACCGTCGGGAACAGCATCGATAGGTCCTTCGGATCCAATAGTATCTCCAACCTTGCAGCCGGGCTGCTGGTTGAATCCTTTCCTGCAGCAATGCAACCCAACGGGTCGGTCTGCCAAGGATCCCTTCACAGTCTCGGACCTTGATCCAGCGGGACGGACAACCCCATAGCGAGCATAAGAGGCGACGCTCATACCCACCATGATGGATACCCGCATGCTGAGAGGCGAGCGAGACCCTGGCAGCTATCACCTCCCAAAATGCGCCTTTTCCGAGCTCTGGTTGTCGGCGTCCTGTTGGTCTCCGCGTCAGCGAAAAAGGATGAACCCAACTTTCCATTCGAGACCAAGCAATTGTCCAAGCGAGAGACGACAAAGCACCAGAATATCGCCTTTGGAGATCCCTCCTCAGTGcccctcaaccacaaccgACCGACATGCAAGATTGGACCCCAAGATGCGGCTTGGCCTACCCTGAGCGAATGGTCAAAATTGAATACAACGCTCGGTGGCAGGCTCCTGAAGCCATCTCCAGCACCCATTGTCTGTTATCCAGGGCCAAATTACAATGCGGCTGGTTGTGAGTTCCTCGTCGGCGGCGCGGCCAGGCGCACCAGATTCTGGCTTGACGATCCCCTCAGTGTGCTCAGCCCCTGGACTCAGGGGAATACATGTCTGTTATCTGCCAACGTCAGTGGGCCTCTGAGAAGCTGCACACAGGGAGGGTTTCCGGAGTATGTGGTTAATGCCACGTCCGTGAGGGATGTGCAGATAGCTGTCAACTTTGCTCGGAACAATAATATCAGGTTAATCATCAAGTAAGCCATCACAACGAAACagcgcaaaaaaaaagaaagcaaacTAACGGCTCCTTCAGGAACACGGGCCATGACTTCTTGGGTCGTTCAAACGGTTACGGATCACTAAGCGTGTGGACACATTACCTAAAGGGCATCGAATACCTCCAAAGCCACAAGGCCAGTCAGTACAAGGGCTCAGCAGTCAGGCTCGGTGCTGGAACCGAGACCTGGGAGGCAAACAATGCCATGATCGCGCAGAACTTCACCATCGCCGTGCCCAAGCTCCCCACCGAGACGGTTGGCATCGCTGGCGGCTGGTTCCAAGGAGGCGGCCACTCCAATCTGGCTTCTCTCTGGGGCCTTGGAGCCGATCAAGTCCTGAGTATCAACCTTGTCACTGCCGATGGCAGATTCACGACGGCAAACAAGGACACTAACAAAGACCTCTTTTTTGCCCTGCgtggcggaggtggaggcaCCTACGGCGTCGTCACCTCGATCGTTGTCAAAGCCTCCAAGGGACTGATCACCCTCGGCACCGCTACCTACGGCTTCACTACAGGTCCAATTGCCCCCACGACGTTACAGAACCCAACCGCCAATATCACCAATACCCAAGACTTTTGGAAAGGGGTAGAGATCTACCTGGCCTTTGCGAAAAAGGTCGTCGACGCCGGCGGCTTCGGCCACGGAGACGTCACCTACCACGGCAACACAAGTTTCTCCTTTGCGGGAATATTCCTTATGCCCGGGTTCTCCGCAAGCAAGACTCAGGAGTTCGTCAACCCCCTGTTTCAGTCGTTCCGTGATGAAGccggcatcaacatcaccactccTGTCGCCACGGTGGTCACCTATGCTGAACCTGGGAATGGGACAAACACCGCGCCGGGAAGCGGTACTTTCTCTTCACGCCTTCTTCCCCGAAATAACTGGGCCAACTCAACCAGTATATCTCAGACTTCCAGCGCAATCAAAAGAGCAGTGGAAAAGGGCTTCAACATCCGCACCCGAGCCTACGGTCCAAAGCTCGATCTGGTGACAGGACCCTACGCAGCGAGTGGTGTGAGCCCCCACATGAGAAGTATGGTCATCCACCTGACGGTATTCTCTCTGCTCGACGTGTCATCGCTCTGGGTGTTGGAGTCCACACCCGGTGAAGCAGCGAGCTATTTTAAGGCAGAGCTGGCTAGGCTGGAGGATGCAACTGATGAGATTCGACGTGTGACTCCGGGGAGCGGGGCGTATTATAATGAAGCTGGGAGGTTGGAGCCAGACTGGCAGGAGAGTTTCTTTGGGGGGGAGAATTATGGGCGGttgttgaaggtgaagagggagagggatccttgggggttgttttggATTCATaagggggttgggagtgaggggtggagggtggagaCGGGGGATGGGTTGACGACGAATAATGGGCCGTTGTGTAGGGTTTGatctggggttggaggtgggcactgtcgaggaggtgggagggtgTTTGGACTTGATGGGGGATGAATATTTTGAGAAAAGGTGGATGCTGGTGAGGCATGGGCTTGGAAACTGGATGCAGAGTTAAGCGCTGTGGTTCCTACAAGACGTTAGGTTATCTGTACGCGAGGAATAGAGGCAATTGATATGTGTCGTTTCCATTTACCAGAACGGGCTGAATCTGAGATGAAGAAGCTGTCTCCTGCTTGATGCATGCGTCTTGAGCCTGACGCTATCAGCATGCCGAGATGTAGGACGCCGATATTCTGACCGGTCGCCGACGTTGAAAAGACAGCAATGATGCTTGCTTTCTTTTCGCCGAGACCATAATCGCTCAACCAAGGGAACACAACCTCAAGCCATTCTCTTACCGAACGCCACCGGAAAGCCCGACCAAACCATATTCCCATCATCGACTATCCAAAGCGGAAACCTGAAGCGATTTTCAGGCCCGCGGTCCCGCCGTTGCCTTACCccgaaagggaaaaaaaacgGGGGAATGATACGGCAGCTAGAGCCTCCAACTGAATTCTTATTAGGTTGTCTTCTGGCAGGGTTTGCCAAGTCTGCGGCTGGGGTGTGGTGTAGCGAGTCTTGGTCGGTGATACGTCGATCTGTAGGCCACGGTTACATTtagggggtttgttgagCTGTCAATTCGTTCGCTTCCACAGAGTCAAAATCTGGGGTTGGGCACTATACTGCTAGGGGCAAGTTCGGAACCAGATGATACGGGTCGGAGTTCCTGGATCGTTGTTACATGGTTGTTGCTATTTCTGAGTTTCGTGCACGGTGAGGTGTTTGCTTGTGTCTTGGGTCTCGGATGAAATCTTGGTTGTGAAGAGAGCGGTGGTTGTGGCTTCAACAGGCAGGCGAGGGAAGTATGACTTCGAGAGGCGAAAGGGGGAAAATAGATACAGAGGCTATGGGGTCGGTCAAGGTCTGAGGACGAGTGAAAGGGTCAGAGAGATCTATAAAAGATGTCTCCCCGCCCTTGATGACAGCGAGAGTCTCTCAgcttctcatcatccaccagacATCTTCCTTCAAACCCTCTCAACTTTGTCCTACTCCTTTCAAAAGTCAACATGCAGTTTCAgtacctcctcaccatcctcggCGCGACACTCGCCATGGCTGCCCCTCCCAAGGGAATCGGACTCGTCGATAGCCTTCAGCCTGTTGACAAGGAAGGCGGCTGTGTCCCCGCCTCTTGCACATCGTTTGGTTGCTGCTCTGGCAACTGCGGATACTGGTGTGTAAGTATTGACCTGGATGACTTCTTGAAGTTTGGTCTTGGATGCCTGACGGGTCGAATCACAGCGCGCGTGCGGCATTGATTACAACTGCTAGGTTAAGGTTGTTGCGAAACTTGTTAAGAGCTTTGGAGGGCATgcgaagggggtggttgtgttgtggcggttggtggtgttttggggaggttgactGCTGGAACGAAGGAATTACAAGGGCGGCTGGTGGGCGACTAGACCTCCAGAGCTTCCGTTGGACTTGAGCGCAGATGTTTAAATCCAATAAAGTCTCATTATACTAGGATGCCTGGTGAGGGTTATCTACTTCCTTCATTGCGAGCCTGGTGCTAGCCTGGTATCCGTTATTGGCTACAACTCCCCAGCGGGTTTACTCTCCGATATTCTTCTCTAGGCATCCGCACCATCAATTGAGTCGCGACATTGCATCTTTATTCTCAGGCCCCCACCGACCCCCCAATCTTTGTGTACTTTTAGGCTGACATAACTCACGATTTTGAGACTGAATCTCGAATCACTTGTCGAACTGGGCGCAGAGATTCATGCCGCAGGACCAATATGGAAGACTTGGCGAGGGCTATGCAAGCCACAATCCGGGGGGTGTTTTCATGATCCCATTCGACAGCTTCCCCGCGCAAGTAAGGCTCTGCCCTGCTCAGCATGGTGTCTGAGGGGACAAAATGTTCAGCCGTTCATTTCCCCGCGATCGTCCATAGCAGGAGACCAACTGAATCCGCAACCTGTCTTCCTCGATCCAAGATCACAACCAACTGGCCTTTGAGGACTGATGAAAACATGGTCGATCTTTTACTGTTCACATTCCTTCTGATCAGGGCGGCTGTCGCGGCAAGCTGCGTGGATGGAAACACAATTCAATTCCGTGTTGGGAACTGTACAATCCGGTCGCCAAACGAGCCAGAGGTGCAGTCTTGGGGAGCCGAAGTTGCTCTTAACAATGAGAGAACGATATGGTATGTCACGACGGACCCCCCTTGCATTTGAGACATGCATGGGAACATGCACCCGGGGATGATCTTCCCCTCTTTGGTCTTCGCTAACATAGCAAAAGCATGGTTCCTTCAACGGTGCTCAACGATACTTTCTTAACGACAACCAGTCTTTGCCAGTCGTCCGAGCAACTCAAAGTCCACCAAGTCGACATGACCCCAGCGCAGTGTGCCTCAAGAAGGGGAGGACCAGTTTCTGCCGACAAGTTCAAGGGAGTGCCACTCAGCAATCTGGTGCAGAATCCAGGATGGACGTTACTGAACAACACTATTGAGGATGCCGTCGAGGTGAGCATGCAGCTGTCAAGACAAGCCATCACAACAACTGTCGGATTGATCACCAAAGGCCAAAACTCGGCAGCATCTCATCTAGGGCTTGCAACAGACTCATCCATCTTGAAGGTACTAAAGGGTCAAGGTTTGATCGTCGCAAGATCTTTTGGATTGAACGTTGGATCGCAAAGTGTTCAGTCGCCGCGAGGTGGAAGTCTTGTGCTCGGAGGCTACGACCAAGGAAGTGTTGCCAATCCATTCCTTCACGAATTTCCGATTCCGCAAAACGACAGACTCCAGGATCGGCATTGCCCCCTGCAGGTCGAACTAACTGGACTGACGCTTGAGATAAAGATGGCAAATGCGAGTGAAACAGAAAGCAGGGACATTTTCAGCAAATCAACCGGAATAACAGTCTGTGTTGAGCCGTAAGTGTTGGTCCTCTCTTCAGGCAACAAAACGGTTAGCTAATGCGTCAAACACAGATACGACAATTTGTTCCGCTTGCCCTCAGAAACCCTCTCCGCTTTGCTCGGCTATGTGAACCAAACCACTGAACAACGCACCCACTTGGTACCAGTTACTGAGTATGCAGACGAGTTGGTGAATCTCGAACCTGGTTTGGTCTATCGGAGATCATCTGGAGAGTTCAATGCGGCGCTACGGTTTACCATCAATGACAAGATGACAGTGGAGGTGCCATTTCACGAGCTTCAGAGACCATTGAGGGGCCTTGATAGCAACGGGGCTGCCGTTTTGAACACATCCTATAACGAACTGCAAATCTTTGGTGATCCAGCTCCTGGAAATGCGCCCGTCCTGGGGAAAGCTTTTCTTTCACAGGTGGGTCTCATCGTCCTTTTTTTATGACAGGGTTCTCCCTACTCACTCATGTTAGGTGTATCTTTTCGTCGATTACGATGCTGGAAAGTTCTATATGGCACCTCTGAACAGCGAAGCGGGTGCGGTGCTGCCGGTTGCGACAGGAACTTGTCCCTCAGGGGGGCTGACAGCCACCGAAAAAGGCCTTATCGCTTTGGGGGCCGTCTTGGGTGCTCTGGTTCTTGCTATTCTCGCATGGGCTATCTATAGATGGCGCCGAAGACGCAACCCACGCATCAACGGCACAGAGGCTCAAGCTATGGACCATTCTCCAGGTAATGCGACATCTGGCGCACAAAATCGATCAGTTGTGGGAACTGGTCAGTTTCCAAGTCGGAACAGGTCCCGAGAGATGCAAGACACACTGTCACAGAACTCGGCCGCGGGTGCGGATAGTGGTTTTGCCATTGGACATGCACCTTTCGGACATCTTTCACGGCAATCTGTGGAAACTGGACGGAGTTATGAGAGTCCACCACATAGGCCAACTCATACCGGGATAGTATAAGTAAAAACATAAGGTGAGATCAGGGAAGGCCGTTGCTTGCTACTTGACAGCTGGCGAATGAATCTGTGTACCTCTGAGACGATAACATTAGGCATCAACTCCATGGAGTAAGGAACCCATGAGTCAACGAACTCTTGGTTTCATTTTGGGTGCCTGGAAATTGACGCGCCCGATCCAAACCAGGCCCTTTCGGGCATCCATGGGGCTGAGCCAGCCCGTACTGCAGCACCTCAATATACCTAACATGCCCTTATATCACTGAGGCCTCCCCCCTACCTTGCACATGCCgtgcctccctccccgcaGTTTTCTCCACCATCCAGTACCGTGCTCTCGGGATTCAACAAAGCTTCCATGGATCCACTGACCATCACTACCTCGATCCTCACTGTGGGCGCAACCCTTCAACAAGTCATCAACCTTCTGGGCAATTTCACCAACGCCGGCACAAAGATCGCCGAGATACAAAGGGAGCTGAATCTCACCGCTGGCGTGCTGAATTACATCCAGGAACaggaaaacaacaacaactctccCCCGACGCTATCGATCGACGATAATGCGGGGCGGCCAAGCCGGAGGAGGTCTAACGCGGGCGTACACCTATCAAATATTCTACGGGACAATATCTCACAGTTACAACTCGACCTACAATGTTTTGCTGGAGAGCTGTCCAAGCTGGCGAAACCATGTTCGTCTGGGTCCAAAGTTGGAAGGGTTGTGGCCAATGGAAAGGTGGCGTGGAAGTTGTCCTACCTCGAAAAGATGCAACATAGCATCGTGAACAAGCGCAAGGAGCTGGAGTTCATTCGGAACAGTCTGGTGGTGTAGGTGTATCTCTGCTTGCTAGCATCATCGAACTAACATCGTTTCAGTGACAGGAGAAACGACCGCGCACCCTCCGAGCGACGCAAATCTGCAGATCGAGTTGCCTCCGTTTTCTTTGCGCTGGCTCGCCAGTTCAACGACCACATCTCCAACACCCGTTTGCCTCCACCTAGTCACGATACCCAAGAGATATTTGTCAAAGCagtgagaaggaggaaatGGCGTGAAGTTGAAGGGCTGCTCGAACAAGTACACCCGGACTTCACGCTGGGGTCGATGGAGGGCGAGCTGTTCCCCCTCCATGTTGCTGCGATGCTTGGAGATTTGGTCATGGCCGAGCTTCTCATGTCGTACGGTGCGACAGTGGATTGTCGTTCACaggaaaacaaaacaccactCATGGCGGCCATCGAACACGACAACTCTGTAGTAGCCCTGGCCTTGGTACGTCGTGGAGCGGACGTAAATACATCAGATTCACGAGGACGGACCCCTCTGCACATGGCGGCCAGGAAGAACTCCAAAGCTGTTGTTCAGACTCTGTTGAACAATGGCGCTGATCCCAACGCATATGATATTGACGGCAATACCCCTCTCATGGATGCTGTTTGTCGCGAGGACAGGGAGATTCAACCAACCGACACAAGTGTACTCAGGGTTTTGCTTCAGCCAAACGGAAGTACTGTCGCAGCCGACCCAACTCTTGGAACCAAAATCAAAGACTACACGCCGCTTCATCATGCAGCTGCTGAAGGATGGCTAGAGGATCTCCGAATCATTATGAAGCTCTCCCACTCTCGACGAGCCCAGGAGTGCTTGGTGCTTGATTCCAGGGGCCGCACGCCCCTTTGGTTTGCAGCGAAAAGCGGTTCTCTACAAGTCGTGGAATTCCTTGTCCAAACTGGCGCTGATTTTAATCGGCATTCCAGGGACAATGAGAAGCCGACAGTACTTTGGGCTGCTGCCAACAACGCTGCGACAGCAGAGTACTTGTTACGCTCCGGGGCCGACCCAAATCAACCCAACAACGATGGCTACACGCTATTACATCGTGCATGTTGGTCGGGAAACACCATCCTCGCTGAATTGTTGCTACGACATAAGGCAGATGCCACGGTCAGGGACAAGGACGGAATGCAGCCCCTGCACTACGCTTCAAGGGAAGGGCACGAGGCACTGGTCAAAATGCTGCTTCAAAGCAGTGGTATTGATATCAACTGTGTTGACAACACCGGCACCACTCCCCTCATGCTTGCTGCTGACCAGGGCCACGatttcatcatcaaactccTTATCAGCTATACCCCTGCTGCGGACTTTAAACACAAGGATGTCTTTGGCTGTGACGCGTTCTACATTGCTTGCGCCAGGGGTCATATCCTCTGTGCAGCATATCTTCTGGGATGTGGCGCTGACATCAATACTCGGAATGCAAAAGACAACACTCCACTTCATGCTGCGGTCAAGGTTGGGATGAAGGATATGGTGGGCTGGCTGCTGAGGATGGGGGCTGACAAAGGGGTGATGTCGAAGCAGCCGTTTGATGGAATGGATGTGAAAGGGACGCCGCTGGAGATTGCGAAGTCAGAAGGGCTCGACGAGATTGTAGAGCTGTTGGAAAGTTGGGAGATTGatagggggaggaaggagaggtaTACTGCTACCAGGGTGGCTTTATGACGGTATCTAATCAGCCATAAAGTCAACGCAGGTCCCTACAAAGGTCCCAGGCATACACTTTCGACTATATGTGAATTAGACGGCCAGCGAACCTTATGCTGTAAATGCCAGCGAGTGTACAAGGTAGTTGAAAATGCACCTTATCCATAGAAtccgtcttcctcgcccggacaacccacccctcctcaacaaccacacaccCTTTTCAACTACAATTCCTCGCCACCAGAGTAACATACCGCTTAGATTCCAACTACCAACTCTTCATCCTCGAACATTTACAACCCATCACAAACCCCCATCTCACGACTTTTCCCACAACCAAAGCCCTCACAATGGACTACCTCACAACCGCCCTCAGCAaagccctctcctccctccaccaactccaacaagccaccacaac is from Podospora pseudopauciseta strain CBS 411.78 chromosome 5 map unlocalized CBS411.78m_5.2, whole genome shotgun sequence and encodes:
- a CDS encoding uncharacterized protein (EggNog:ENOG503PAF2; COG:M), producing the protein MDPLTITTSILTVGATLQQVINLLGNFTNAGTKIAEIQRELNLTAGVLNYIQEQENNNNSPPTLSIDDNAGRPSRRRSNAGVHLSNILRDNISQLQLDLQCFAGELSKLAKPCSSGSKVGRVVANGKVAWKLSYLEKMQHSIVNKRKELEFIRNSLVVDRRNDRAPSERRKSADRVASVFFALARQFNDHISNTRLPPPSHDTQEIFVKAVRRRKWREVEGLLEQVHPDFTLGSMEGELFPLHVAAMLGDLVMAELLMSYGATVDCRSQENKTPLMAAIEHDNSVVALALVRRGADVNTSDSRGRTPLHMAARKNSKAVVQTLLNNGADPNAYDIDGNTPLMDAVCREDREIQPTDTSVLRVLLQPNGSTVAADPTLGTKIKDYTPLHHAAAEGWLEDLRIIMKLSHSRRAQECLVLDSRGRTPLWFAAKSGSLQVVEFLVQTGADFNRHSRDNEKPTVLWAAANNAATAEYLLRSGADPNQPNNDGYTLLHRACWSGNTILAELLLRHKADATVRDKDGMQPLHYASREGHEALVKMLLQSSGIDINCVDNTGTTPLMLAADQGHDFIIKLLISYTPAADFKHKDVFGCDAFYIACARGHILCAAYLLGCGADINTRNAKDNTPLHAAVKVGMKDMVGWLLRMGADKGVMSKQPFDGMDVKGTPLEIAKSEGLDEIVELLESWEIDRGRKERYTATRVAL
- a CDS encoding uncharacterized protein (CAZy:AA7; COG:C; EggNog:ENOG503P127) — encoded protein: MRLFRALVVGVLLVSASAKKDEPNFPFETKQLSKRETTKHQNIAFGDPSSVPLNHNRPTCKIGPQDAAWPTLSEWSKLNTTLGGRLLKPSPAPIVCYPGPNYNAAGCEFLVGGAARRTRFWLDDPLSVLSPWTQGNTCLLSANVSGPLRSCTQGGFPEYVVNATSVRDVQIAVNFARNNNIRLIIKNTGHDFLGRSNGYGSLSVWTHYLKGIEYLQSHKASQYKGSAVRLGAGTETWEANNAMIAQNFTIAVPKLPTETVGIAGGWFQGGGHSNLASLWGLGADQVLSINLVTADGRFTTANKDTNKDLFFALRGGGGGTYGVVTSIVVKASKGLITLGTATYGFTTGPIAPTTLQNPTANITNTQDFWKGVEIYLAFAKKVVDAGGFGHGDVTYHGNTSFSFAGIFLMPGFSASKTQEFVNPLFQSFRDEAGINITTPVATVVTYAEPGNGTNTAPGSGTFSSRLLPRNNWANSTSISQTSSAIKRAVEKGFNIRTRAYGPKLDLVTGPYAASGVSPHMRSMVIHLTVFSLLDVSSLWVLESTPGEAASYFKAELARLEDATDEIRRVTPGSGAYYNEAGRLEPDWQESFFGGENYGRLLKVKRERDPWGLFWIHKGVGSEGWRVETGDGLTTNNGPLCRV
- a CDS encoding uncharacterized protein (EggNog:ENOG503P8AI; COG:S); translation: MVDLLLFTFLLIRAAVAASCVDGNTIQFRVGNCTIRSPNEPEVQSWGAEVALNNERTICMVPSTVLNDTFLTTTSLCQSSEQLKVHQVDMTPAQCASRRGGPVSADKFKGVPLSNLVQNPGWTLLNNTIEDAVEVSMQLSRQAITTTVGLITKGQNSAASHLGLATDSSILKVLKGQGLIVARSFGLNVGSQSVQSPRGGSLVLGGYDQGSVANPFLHEFPIPQNDRLQDRHCPLQVELTGLTLEIKMANASETESRDIFSKSTGITVCVEPYDNLFRLPSETLSALLGYVNQTTEQRTHLVPVTEYADELVNLEPGLVYRRSSGEFNAALRFTINDKMTVEVPFHELQRPLRGLDSNGAAVLNTSYNELQIFGDPAPGNAPVLGKAFLSQVYLFVDYDAGKFYMAPLNSEAGAVLPVATGTCPSGGLTATEKGLIALGAVLGALVLAILAWAIYRWRRRRNPRINGTEAQAMDHSPGNATSGAQNRSVVGTGQFPSRNRSREMQDTLSQNSAAGADSGFAIGHAPFGHLSRQSVETGRSYESPPHRPTHTGIV